A single Dreissena polymorpha isolate Duluth1 chromosome 14, UMN_Dpol_1.0, whole genome shotgun sequence DNA region contains:
- the LOC127857070 gene encoding nascent polypeptide-associated complex subunit alpha, muscle-specific form-like isoform X19, with protein sequence MLYANIVVIKRNGSDGASFPLTSTSCLFGRNHDCDIRIQLPQVGLEHCRLEVNENKEVFLVNLNKGHQVEVNGKPIQDSVQLNHKDVFSIIDRLFRLEFPTLSPQKMLKTPSSTPKATSKTPGKSPAISRKQSPSPGRHATPLAGHQPRGRTPKPSPKSILVAQNTPVSVKTTPIARPGSTPSSVKSVSKTKLTPRALSTPVVDMSQPGSSKKPFTSKTNSMNILANPIVEAVKQSTHSVPSPKVATPKQATPKPASAKVATPKPATPTVASPKVSTPKPANPRVASPKVATPKPATPRAESPRVATPKPATPRAASPKVATPKPATPRAQSPKVATPKPATSRAASPKVATPKPATPRAASPKVATPKPATPRAASPKVATPKPATPRAESPKVATPKPATPRAASPKVATPKPATPGAASPKVATPKPATPRAASPKVATPKPATPRAESPKVATPKPATYRAASPKVATPKPATPKAASPKVATPDPATPKPASTNVASPKPATPRAASPKVATPKPATPKAASPKKTPKSTTPLAWTTTPKVIFDTNNSAGKKTKDTPKAKNPVTPKSSSKKRPADDQGSAVAPSAKRKRVSFGPKLSPELFVKKLPPSTPVRRGALPPRVVELPKPSSSPLLKRRSLAAPQKSPIREESPAKKSSPKSAKKTLATVPGTPDAPSTSVSTAPAEKSPKGRSPSPKKPAGRSRSVSPAKKSQSPSSKGRRSTPLAAVSKSDTPVAVVAPLPSTPTTKEQSPKKSPKNTTPSQQRSRSVSPSKRSPKSSSPRSHSASPAQSPKSSKKTQLHQAVVNPVAEVARPPSPRKSTSPFKKASSETPKSQPKLSSPKTLPSKASSKAASPKRARSLSSSTKSTPKSGRKSSPVKSAKKLAKKSSRKSAGDANLKGLKRLMKTPKNKTNNNINESFTGLADMLLQSTPIISTPASARSKARPASPVNTVVESAAVPAVESASVLKAVKTPKSIKKSTPKSATLKSIKKTPRMEKNLKRKRSSPGMIVTVAVKRMKIGSPTPTKTLSPPVSLKKAVALRAIHGKKATPKLPKKTWADIVKKPAAVKTTPPKQQQSGPLVTAEGKNRTPPTVVRKAFPKTPRTKAALLAPSTGHIESPVTIIIGKKNRLVSKTPLRLPKKGRKSMIKKDKKKSMGRMSLGGVADLFTTPPQKSPVSSLSTPASNVGTPDSVLYADIPDTPNGPGEMFVSPLSVGKKSARKSVNLVGVKELFKGKTPAKSPSTPSGLKRMLASPKPTASPASPSGVARLFATPVSKPKASPAKSSSKKLTARKAVTNPKTVSPLSARGKKRALSPADFPLSKKPKLSGDVRAAVVESPVPATPKPARGTRNGGLKKLKTPVKTLKRTPKSKAVVKEVKSASPAKKGRSTRAGLKADTPAKSATQVKEAAVTVEASPAKKGRRGKPATPAKKTPVKKAAAAEKASVVVVDVPTPVEEKVAASPAKKGRATRRGKPASPAKKTPVKKTPVKKTPVKKTAVAKKTPEAISAPATEVSVPAPVQEEKVAASPVKKGRATRRGKPATPVKKTPVKKTPVKKTPVKKTPVKKTAVAKKAPEAISAPAPEVNVPAPVQEEKVATPVIAKLTGGRRAKVVVSPLKKSTKSAKKSPTPAKRGRAATAAVPLLETAAEQVTTVQQSAPTMEKVSTPAKASPVKKGRSTRRGKAASPVKKTPVKKAQATKAAPKPVTPVVQQEAIKVNSPVKSSPVKQGRTTRRGKAASPVKKTPVKKGQVTKAAPKTATPVKEQEVIKVATPAKATPAKKGRATRAAPKPATLVVEAPTVENTSQKRKAEVVDTVPAKKGKAASAETFVTATEPTVVVSPAKKGRAATRRGKAASPAKKGSSTKIAPVVAALVAEPEPVIVTVVKAKPGKRKAAEPGVAASPKKVKAAPQPSVKADSPVKAKRSTKGKEATPKVKKEKLAVKKATPAKRVTRARR encoded by the exons GTTTTTCTGGTAAACTTGAATAAAGGTCACCAGGTGGAAGTAAACGGAAAGCCAATTCAGGATTCTGTTCAACTGAATCACAAAGACGTGTTCTCCATCATCGATAGGTTATTTCGTCTTGAATTTCCTACACTATCACCTCAGAAGATGCTGAAGACCCCATCATCCACCCCAAAG GCCACGTCAAAAACCCCTGGAAAATCGCCTGCAATCTCCCGCAAGCAGTCCCCCTCACCAGGACGCCATGCCACCCCTTTAGCCGGTCACCAGCCAAGAGGAAGAACACCAAAACCTTCACCAAAGTCCATACTAGTTGCCCAGAATACTCCAGTGTCTGTTAAAACCACACCTATTGCAAGACCGGGTTCAACTCCATCTTCTGTTAAATCTGTTTCTAAAACCAAGCTCACTCCAAGGGCTTTGTCAACTCCAGTTGTTGACATGAGCCAACCCGGTTCTTCAAAGAAGCCTTTTACATCTAAGACAAATTCAATGAATATTTTGGCGAATCCAATAGTGGAGGCTGTAAAACAATCTACACATAGCGTTCCAAGTCCTAAGGTTGCAACACCCAAACAAGCTACTCCTAAGCCAGCAAGCGCAAAGGTAGCCACTCCTAAGCCAGCAACTCCAACGGTGGCAAGTCCGAAGGTATCTACCCCTAAGCCAGCAAACCCAAGGGTGGCAAGTCCAAAGGTTGCCACTCCTAAGCCAGCAACACCTAGGGCCGAAAGTCCTAGGGTAGCCACTCCTAAACCAGCAACACCTAGAGCTGCAAGTCCAAAGGTAGCCACTCCTAAACCAGCAACACCTAGGGCCCAAAGTCCAAAGGTAGCCACTCCTAAACCAGCAACATCTAGGGCCGCAAGTCCAAAGGTAGCCACTCCTAAACCAGCAACACCTAGGGCCGCAAGTCCTAAGGTAGCCACTCCTAAACCAGCAACACCTAGGGCAGCAAGTCCAAAGGTTGCCACTCCTAAGCCAGCAACACCTAGGGCAGAAAGTCCAAAG GTAGCCACTCCTAAACCAGCAACACCTAGGGCCGCGAGTCCAAAG GTAGCCACTCCTAAACCAGCAACACCTGGGGCCGCAAGTCCAAAGGTAGCCACTCCTAAACCAGCAACACCTAGGGCAGCAAGTCCAAAGGTTGCCACTCCTAAGCCAGCAACACCTAGGGCAGAAAGTCCAAAGGTAGCCACTCCTAAACCAGCAACATACAGGGCCGCGAGTCCAAAAGTAGCCACTCCTAAGCCAGCAACACCTAAGGCAGCAAGTCCAAAGGTAGCCACTCCTGATCCAGCCACCCCAAAACCAGCAAGTACAAATGTGGCTTCTCCGAAACCAGCAACACCCAGGGCGGCGAGTCCAAAGGTTGCCACTCCTAAACCTGCAACACCTAAGGCAGCAAGTCCAAAGAAGACACCTAAATCCACAACACCATTGGCGTGGACAACTACTCCAAAG GTCATCTTTGATACAAATAACAGTGCTGGCAAGAAAACTAAAG ACACACCCAAGGCCAAGAATCCTGTCACCCCAAAAAGCAGTAGTAAAAAGAGGCCAGCAGATGACCAAGGCAGTGCTGTTGCACCATCAGCTAAGCGAAAACGCGTGTCATTTGGTCCAAAACTGAGCCCAGAGTTGTTTGTTAAAAAGCTGCCCCCCTCAACCCCTGTGCGCCGTGGGGCTCTGCCCCCCAGGGTTGTCGAATTGCCAAAACCTTCATCATCACCTTTGCTGAAAAGACGCTCACTTGCTGCACCGCAGAAGTCGCCTATCCGGGAGGAATCACCTGCAAAGAAGTCTTCTCCAAAAAGTGCAAAGAAGACTTTGGCAACTGTTCCTGGTACTCCGGATGCTCCATCCACCTCAGTTTCTACAGCTCCTGCAGAGAAATCACCCAAGGGACGATCACCTTCACCCAAGAAACCAGCTGGAAGGAGTCGATCTGTTTCTCCTGCTAAGAAGAGCCAGTCTCCATCTTCCAAGGGCAGAAGATCCACCCCGCTTGCAGCTGTATCTAAATCTGATACTCCAGTAGCTGTTGTTGCCCCTTTGCCATCTACACCTACTACAAAGGAGCAATCCCCTAAGAAATCTCCCAAAAATACAACTCCCAGCCAGCAGAGAAGTCGCTCCGTCTCTCCGAGTAAGAGATCTCCTAAAAGTTCGAGCCCTAGAAGTCATTCAGCTTCACCAGCCCAGTCTCCTAAGAGTTCTAAGAAGACACAGCTTCACCAAGCAGTTGTTAATCCCGTTGCTGAGGTTGCAAGACCACCTTCACCAAGAAAGTCTACATCACCCTTCAAGAAGGCTTCCTCAGAGACCCCTAAATCTCAGCCCAAGCTGTCATCACCTAAAACTTTGCCATCGAAAGCTTCATCAAAAGCAGCTTCACCTAAGCGTGCAAGGTCTCTGTCATCTTCAACAAAATCTACACCAAAGTCTGGACGCAAATCATCCCCAGTCAAATCAGCTAAAAAGTTGGCTAAGAAGAGTTCTAGAAAGTCTGCTGGTGATGCCAATCTGAAGGGCTTGAAAAGACTAATGAAGACACCCAAAAACAAAACtaataacaatataaatgagAGTTTTACTGGTTTAGCGGATATGTTGCTGCAAAGCACACCAATCATTTCAACACCAGCATCTGCTAGGTCAAAGGCAAGACCTGCTTCACCAGTGAATACAGTTGTTGAATCTGCTGCAGTTCCAGCTGTTGAATCTGCTTCAGTTCTTAAAGCAGTAAAGACCCCCAAATCCATCAAGAAATCAACACCCAAGTCAGCCACACTTAAGTCAATAAAAAAGACCCCAAGAATGGAAAAGAATCTTAAGCGCAAGAGGTCTTCCCCAGGCATGATCGTGACTGTTGCAGTAAAGAGAATGAAAATTGGTTCTCCTACCCCAACAAAGACGCTATCCCCTCCAGTGTCACTCAAGAAAGCAGTCGCTTTGAG GGCTATCCATGGTAAGAAAGCCACACCTAAACTCCCAAAGAAGACATGGGCTGATATTGTGAAAAAGCCTGCAGCAGTTAAAACTACTCCCCCAAAACAACAGCAGTCTGGACCTTTGGTGACAGCAGAAGGGAAAAATAGAACACCCCCAACTGTTGTTCGAAAG GCTTTTCCTAAAACGCCCAGAACCAAAGCTGCCTTGCTGGCTCCTTCGACTGGTCATATTGAGTCCCCAGTCACTATTATCATTGGTAAGAAGAATCGCCTGGTGTCCAAGACCCCTCTTCGATTGCCAAAGAAGGGAAGAAAGAGTATGATTAAG AAGGACAAGAAGAAGTCAATGGGCAGGATGAGTCTTGGTGGTGTTGCAGATCTTTTCACAACTCCACCTCAGAAGTCGCCAGTGTCTTCCCTCTCCACGCCAGCATCCAATGTTGGTACGCCTGACTCAGTGCTGTACGCAGATATACCAGACACTCCTAATGGCCCTGGTGAAATGTTTGTGTCTCCTCTGTCAGTTGGCAAGAAGTCAGCCAGGAAAAGTGTGAACTTGGTTGGAGTGAAAGAGCTCTTTAAGGGAAAGACTCCAGCGAAATCACCTTCAACCCCATCTGGCTTGAAGAGAATGCTTGCCTCCCCCAAGCCAACAGCAAGTCCGGCTAGTCCATCAGGGGTAGCAAGGTTGTTTGCCACACCTGTGAGCAAACCTAAG GCCTCTCCTGCCAAATCGTCAAGCAAGAAGTTGACTGCAAGGAAGGCTGTGACAAATCCTAAAACAGTGTCACCTCTCTCAGCTAG AGGTAAGAAGCGTGCTTTGTCCCCGGCTGATTTTCCACTCAGTAAGAAGCCGAAGCTATCCGGAGATGTGAGAGCTGCTGTTGTCGAGTCTCCTGTACCAGCTACACCCAAACCAGCAAG GGGAACACGGAATGGTGGGCTTAAAAAGCTGAAGACTCCAGTCAAGACGCTGAAACGTACTCCTAAATCCAAGGCAGTGGTTAAGGAAGTGAAATCAGCCTCCCCAGCCAAAAAGGGCCGATCTACAAGGGCTGGACTTAAGGCAGACACTCCAGCGAAATCTGCCACACAAGTGAAAGAGGCTGCTGTCACAG TTGAAGCCAGTCCAGCAAAGAAAGGAAGGCGAGGGAAGCCAGCAACTCCAGCCAAGAAAACTCCAGTCAAGAAGGCAGCTGCAGCTGAAAAGGCATCTGTGGTAGTTGTAGATGTACCGACTCCAGTAGAAGAGAAAG TTGCAGCCAGTCCTGCAAAGAAAGGAAGGGCTACAAGGCGAGGAAAGCCAGCTTCTCCAGCTAAGAAAACACCAGTAAAGAAGACACCAGTTAAGAAAACACCAGTAAAGAAGACAGCTGTAGCTAAGAAGACACCAGAAGCCATATCAGCACCTGCAACAGAAGTTAGTGTACCAGCACCTGTACAAGAAGAGAAAG TTGCAGCCAGTCCTGTAAAGAAAGGAAGGGCTACAAGGCGAGGAAAGCCAGCTACTCCAGTTAAGAAAACACCAGTAAAGAAGACGCCAGTTAAGAAAACACCTGTAAAGAAGACGCCTGTTAAGAAGACAGCTGTAGCTAAGAAGGCACCAGAAGCCATATCGGCACCTGCACCAGAAGTTAATGTGCCAGCACCTGTACAAGAAGAAAAAG TTGCCACCCCAGTAATAGCCAAGCTCACAGGCGGTCGCCGTGCCAAGGTGGTTGTTAGTCCACTTAAGAAAAGCACAAAATCTGCCAAGAAATCCCCCACTCCTGCCAAGAGGGGTAGAGCTGCAACGGCTGCTGTCCCTTTACTGGAAACAGCTGCTGAACAAGTCACAACAGTGCAACAATCGGCACCAACTATGGAGAAAG TTTCTACCCCAGCTAAGGCGTCTCCAGTAAAGAAGGGCCGTTCAACACGCCGTGGTAAGGCTGCAAGTCCAGTCAAAAAGACCCCTGTCAAGAAGGCACAAGCAACAAAGGCTGCACCTAAACCTGTTACTCCTGTTGTGCAACAAGAAGCTATTAAAG TGAATTCCCCAGTTAAGTCCTCTCCAGTAAAGCAGGGCCGTACAACAAGACGAGGAAAGGCTGCAAGCCCAGTCAAGAAGACACCTGTCAAGAAGGGACAAGTAACAAAGGCTGCACCTAAAACTGCTACACCTGTTAAAGAACAAGAAGTTATTAAAG TTGCTACCCCAGCCAAGGCCACCCCAGCCAAGAAGGGACGTGCAACAAGGGCTGCACCTAAGCCTGCTACTCTTGTTGTTGAAG CACCTACTGTAGAGAATACCAGCCAGAAACGGAAAGCAGAAGTTGTGGACACTGTTCCTGCTAAAAAGGGCAAAGCAGCATCTGCAGAAACTTTTGTGACAGCAACAG aGCCTACTGTTGTGGTCTCTCCTGCAAAGAAGGGGCGAGCAGCGACAAGGCGTGGAAAGGCAGCTAGTCCTGCAAAAAAGGGGAGTTCTACAAAAATTGCCCCAGTAGTTGCAGCACTTGTGGCTGAACCAGAGCCTGTCATAG TGACCGTGGTAAAAGCAAAGCCAGGAAAGAGAAAGGCTGCTGAACCAGGGGTAGCAGCATCTCCGAAGAAAGTTAAAGCAGCACCTCAGCCATCTGTTAAAGCTG ATTCGCCAGTGAAAGCCAAGCGTTCAACCAAAGGTAAAGAAGCTACCCCTAAAGTGAAGAAAGAGAAGCTGGCTGTCAAGAAAGCAACTCCTGCTAAACGCGTCACAAGGGCAAGAAGATAA